In one window of Camelina sativa cultivar DH55 chromosome 15, Cs, whole genome shotgun sequence DNA:
- the LOC104745622 gene encoding uncharacterized protein LOC104745622 — protein sequence MRNIMEKMMSKRDVIVCRGIWYVATLLSLFGLYISLNLFWPPGDSSSLSRFLRDGAVSVTTFYAVTLLRYLFFTDPPSTWYKEFTTPRERIPQVVFSEISMYLLFSSPINYVLLTKNKPFSLYVSLFTVSLFTGGIGLIQLSDKFRMEMIHALLTLFFGWLCALFGILGTIDVDNGLALVLAGFLYTFSIWILCYNFP from the coding sequence atgagaaacataatggagaagatgatgagtaaGAGAGATGTGATTGTATGCAGAGGAATATGGTATGTTGCGACTCTACTCTCGCTCTTTGGCCTCTACATATCCCTCAATCTTTTCTGGCCACCTGGAGACTCTTCATCGTTGTCTCGGTTCCTCAGGGACGGCGCGGTCAGTGTCACAACGTTTTACGCAGTGACGCTACTCAGATATCTCTTCTTCACCGATCCTCCCTCCACTTGGTACAAGGAGTTTACTACACCTAGAGAGAGGATTCCTCAGGTTGTGTTCTCGGAGATTTCCATGTACCTACTCTTCTCATCGCCGATAAATTATGTCCTGTTGACGAAGAATAAGCCGTTTTCCTTGTACGTGTCGTTATTCACCGTATCGTTGTTCACCGGAGGGATAGGGCTTATTCAGCTATCGGATAAGTTTAGGATGGAGATGATACATGCTTTGCTCACGCTCTTCTTTGGTTGGTTATGTGCTCTTTTTGGCATCTTGGGAACTATAGACGTCGATAACGGATTGGCGTTGGTGCTTGCCGGATTTTTGTATACTTTTTCCATTTGGATCCTTTGCTATAATTTCCCCTAG
- the LOC104748174 gene encoding F-box/kelch-repeat protein At3g13680-like, with protein MDNSVFSMKFDLQGIRDDDDDDDSVSPSVKQVSVLDQIKVTEILHCDGLLLCVLEDRPRLLVWNPYLGQTMWIHPRQNFDVFDRYAIGYDNNRNHKILRIFGEWDTVLGYEIYDLSSHSWTVFDVTPPDCEWEIPFFRRSVSLKGHAYFLAESMVACWDILVSFDFTTERFGPNLLLPSCDYYPKSLSCVREEQLAVLYIDDLHWEIWITNKINPYEMSWSKLHCLNHFSIDLIGGTFLIDEEENVAVVFDLDHLYKGGHQQAHILRQDNYFKSVNLRETRYFNEYGELVTDTPVCSSYVPSLVQLQINQPGNEKEIHF; from the coding sequence ATGGACAATAGCGTTTTTTCAATGAAATTTGATCTCCAAGGAATCcgcgacgacgacgacgacgacgattcTGTTAGTCCATCTGTAAAGCAAGTAAGTGTACTCGATCAGATAAAGGTAACTGAAATCCTTCACTGTGACGGTTTATTGCTGTGCGTCCTCGAGGACAGGCCAAGGCTCTTGGTATGGAATCCTTATTTGGGTCAAACCATGTGGATCCATCCCAGACAAAATTTCGACGTCTTCGACAGGTATGCTATCGGTTATGACAACAAccgtaaccacaaaatcttgagaaTTTTCGGTGAGTGGGACACGGTTCTTGGTTACGAAATCTATGATCTTAGCTCTCATTCGTGGACTGTTTTTGATGTCACTCCTCCCGACTGTGAGTGGGAGATACCCTTTTTTCGACGCAGCGTTTCTTTGAAGGGACATGCTTATTTTTTGGCAGAAAGCATGGTTGCCTGCTGGGATATCTTagtctcttttgattttacaactGAGAGATTTGGACCGAATCTGCTTCTTCCTTCTTGTGATTATTACCCTAAGTCTCTATCTTGTGTTAGAGAAGAGCAGCTCGCTGTGTTATATATTGACGATCTTCACTGGGAGATTTGGATTACGAACAAGATTAATCCATATGAGATGTCATGGAGCAAGTTACACTGCCTTAATCATTTTTCAATTGACCTAATTGGTGGGACTTTTCTCATTGACGAGGAGGAGAATGTTGCTGTGGTTTTTGATCTAGATCACCTATATAAAGGGGGACACCAACAAGCTCACATCCTTAGACAAGATAACTACTTCAAATCTGTGAATCTCCGAGAAACTCGGTATTTTAATGAATATGGCGAACTTGTAACTGACACGCCTGTGTGCTCTTCTTATGTCCCAAGCTTAGTGCAACTTCAAATCAACCAGCCGGGAAATGAGAAAGAAATTCATTTTTAG
- the LOC104748175 gene encoding F-box/kelch-repeat protein At3g13680-like, which produces MGFLMMDYSVFSMKFDLQGIRGDSVSPSVKQLSVLDQIKVTEILHCDGLLLCVLEDRSRLLLWNPYLGQTMWIHPRKFFDVLDRYAIGYDKNRNHKILRIFGEQETVLGYEIYDLSSSSWSVFDVTPDWECQIPSYERSVSLKGHAYFLAEIVGESMVTDILVYFDFTTERFGPHLVLPSYDYHPVSLSCVREEKLALLYYACEIWITNKIDPYEVSWRKLQCIDHLLVLYGGSFLIDEEENVAVVFDLDNEYKGGHQTAYITGQDGYYKSVNLRETRYFNTPCGEPVAVAPIIGKKAEAARKNQLMGFLTMDNSVFSMKFDLQGIHDDDEDDDSVSPSVKQKAGLPGHA; this is translated from the exons ATGGGGTTCCTGATGATGGATTATAGCGTTTTTTCAATGAAATTTGATCTCCAAGGAATAAGGGGCGATTCTGTTAGTCCATCTGTGAAGCAACTAAGTGTACTCGATCAGATAAAGGTAACTGAAATCCTTCACTGTGACGGCTTATTGCTGTGCGTCCTCGAGGACAGGTCGAGGCTCTTGTTATGGAATCCTTATTTGGGCCAAACCATGTGGATCCATCCCAGAAAATTTTTTGACGTCTTGGACAGGTATGCTATCGGTTATGACAAGAAccgtaaccacaaaatcttgagaaTTTTCGGTGAGCAGGAAACGGTTCTTGGTTACGAAATCTATGATTTAAGCTCTAGTTCATGGAGTGTTTTTGATGTTACTCCCGACTGGGAGTGTCAGATACCCTCTTATGAACGCAGCGTTTCCTTGAAGGGACATGCTTATTTTTTGGCTGAAATCGTGGGTGAAAGCATGGTTACCGATATCTTAGtctattttgattttacaacagagagatttggaccgcATCTGGTTCTGCCTTCTTATGATTATCACCCTGTGTCTCTATCTTgtgttagagaagagaagctcGCTCTGTTATATTATGCCTGTGAGATTTGGATTACGAACAAGATTGATCCCTATGAGGTGTCGTGGAGAAAGTTACAGTGCATTGATCATTTACTTGTCCTATATGGTGGTAGTTTTCTCATTGACGAGGAGGAGAATGTTGCTGTGGTTTTTGATCTAGATAACGAATATAAAGGGGGACACCAAACAGCTTATATCACTGGACAAGATGGCTACTACAAATCTGTGAATCTCAGAGAAACTCGGTATTTTAATACACCTTGTGGCGAACCTGTAGCTGTCGCACCT ATTATTGGTAAAAAAGCAGAAGCAGCAAGGAAGAATCAGCTGATGGGGTTCCTCACGATGGACAATAGCGTTTTTTCAATGAAATTTGATCTCCAAGGAATCCACGACGACGACGAGGACGACGATTCTGTTAGTCCATCTGTAAAGCAA AAAGCAGGGTTGCCTGGACATGCTTag